One window from the genome of Cryptomeria japonica chromosome 6, Sugi_1.0, whole genome shotgun sequence encodes:
- the LOC131079421 gene encoding plasma membrane ATPase 1 isoform X1: MAEKDGNLEMINKEAVDLENIPIEEVFENLRCTRAGLTSNEVDERLKIFGFNKLEEKKESKILKFLGFMWNPLSWVMEAAAIMAIALANGGGKPPDWQDFVGIITLLVINSTISFIEENNAGNAAASLMARLAPKAKVLRDGRWSEEDAACLVPGDIVSIKLGDIVPADARLLEGDPLKIDQSALTGESLPVTKNPGDGVYSGSTCKQGEIEAVIIATGVHTFFGKAAHLVDTTNNVGHFQKVLTAIGNFCICSIAVGMIIEIVVQYPIQHRPYRPGIDNLLVLLIGGIPIAMPTVLSVTMAIGSHRLAQQGAITKRMTAIEEMAGMDVLCSDKTGTLTLNRLTVDKNLIEVFAKGVDKDTVVLMAARASRTENQDAIDAAIVGILADPKEARAGIQEVHFLPFNPTDKRTALTYIDGQGKMHRVSKGAPEQILNLAHNKPEIEHRVHTIIDKFAERGLRSLAVAYQEVPDGKKESPGGPWQFVGLMPLFDPPRHDSADTIRRALNLGVSVKMITGDQLAIAKETGRRLGMGTNMYPSSSLLGQSKDETIEALPVDDLIEKADGFAGVFPEHKYEIVRRLQARKHICGMTGDGVNDAPALKKADIGIAVADATDAARSASDIVLTEPGLSVIISAVLTSRSIFQRMKNYTIYAVSITIRIVLGFMLLALIWKFDFPPFMVLIIAILNDGTIMTISKDRVKPSPLPDSWKLSEIFATGIIIGSYLAMMTVIFFWAAFKTDFFPRTFGVSNLHIPSEENTRKLSAAVYLQVSTISQALIFVTRSRTWSFLERPGLLLLGAFFIAQLIATLIAVYANWGFAAIEGMGWGWAGVVWLYNIIFYFPLDLIKFAIRYAISGKAWDLLIEQRIAFTTQKDFGKEAREIKWAHAQRTLHGLQPPDTKMFGDRNSFRELNQMAEEAKRRAEIARLRELHTLKGHVESVVKLKGLDIETIQQSYTV, encoded by the exons ATGGCTGAGAAGGATGGCAACCTTGAAATGATCAATAAAGAAGCTGTTGATTTG GAAAACATACCCATTGAGGAGGTGTTTGAAAATCTCAGATGTACCAGGGCAGGTTTGACCTCCAACGAAGTGGACGAGCGGTTGAAGATATTTGGATTCAACAAGCTCGAAGAAAAGAAG GAAAGTAAGATTCTGAAATTTTTGGGCTTCATGTGGAATCCCTTATCATGGGTTATGGAAGCTGCAGCAATTATGGCCATTGCCTTGGCAAATGGAGGA GGGAAGCCTCCTGATTGGCAAGATTTTGTTGGTATCATAACATTGCTCGTCATCAACTCCACTATAAGTTTTATTGAAGAGAATAATGCTGGCAATGCAGCTGCATCATTAATGGCCCGGTTGGCTCCAAAAGCAAAG GTTCTAAGAGATGGTCGTTGGAGTGAAGAAGATGCTGCCTGCCTGGTTCCTGGAGACATAGTTAGCATTAAACTTGGAGATATCGTTCCTGCAGACGCTCGACTGCTTGAAGGAGACCCTTTAAAGATTGACCAG TCTGCACTAACTGGAGAATCACTGCCCGTGACCAAGAATCCTGGCGACGGGGTTTATTCAGGATCAACTTGCAAGCAAGGTGAAATTGAAGCTGTGATTATAGCTACCGGTGTTCACACCTTTTTTGGTAAAGCTGCCCATCTTGTAGACACTACAAATAATGTGGGACATTTTCAAAAG GTTTTGACCGCAATTGGAAATTTTTGCATCTGTTCTATTGCAGTGGGCATGATAATTGAAATTGTAGTTCAATATCCAATTCAGCATCGGCCATATAGACCTGGAATTGATAATCTATTAGTGCTTCTAATTGGTGGGATTCCAATAGCAATGCCCACTGTTCTTTCTGTGACTATGGCCATTGGTTCCCATCGCCTTGCTCAACAG GGTGCTATTACAAAAAGGATGACTGCTATTGAGGAAATGGCTGGGATGGATGTGCTGTGCAGTGATAAAACGGGAACATTAACACTTAACAGGCTTACTGTGGACAAGAATCTGATTGAG GTATTTGCAAAAGGAGTTGATAAGGATACAGTGGTTTTGATGGCTGCCAGAGCATCCAGAACAGAAAACCAAGATGCCATCGATGCAGCTATTGTTGGGATTCTTGCTGATCCGAAAGAG GCAAGGGCAGGCATTCAAGAGGttcattttcttcctttcaacccAACTGACAAACGGACAGCACTCACTTACATTGATGGTCAAGGCAAAATGCATAGAGTTAGCAAAGGTGCACCTGAGCAG ATCCTCAACCTGGCACACAACAAACCAGAAATTGAGCACAGAGTTCATACTATAATTGATAAGTTTGCTGAGCGTGGACTTCGATCTCTTGCAGTTGCATATCAG GAAGTCCCTGACGGTAAGAAGGAAAGTCCAGGAGGACCCTGGCAGTTTGTTGGTCTTATGCCCCTCTTTGATCCTCCACGCCATGATAGTGCAGACACAATCAGAAGGGCTCTTAACCTGGGTGTCAGTGTTAAAATGATTACAG GAGATCAGCTAGCTATAGCCAAGGAAACAGGGCGTCGATTGGGTATGGGTACAAATATGTACCCATCTTCATCTCTGCTAGGCCAGTCCAAAGATGAAACAATTGAAGCTTTACCAGTGGATGATTTGATTGAAAAGGCTGATGGTTTTGCTGGTGTCTTCCCTG AGCACAAATATGAGATAGTGAGACGACTGCAAGCAAGAAAGCATATATGTGGAATGACAGGGGATGGTGTAAATGATGCACCAGCACTTAAAAAGGCAGATATTGGAATTGCTGTGGCAGATGCTACTGATGCAGCTCGGAGTGCTTCTGATATTGTTCTCACAGAGCCAGGACTAAGTGTTATAATCAGTGCTGTGTTAACGAGTCGTTCAATCTTTCAACGAATGAAGAATTATACT ATATACGCTGTGTCCATAACAATACGTATTGTG CTTGGTTTCATGCTTCTGGCATTGATATGGAAATTTGACTTTCCACCATTCATGGTATTGATAATCGCCATATTAAATGATG GGACTATAATGACCATTTCCAAAGACAGGGTGAAACCATCACCTCTGCCTGACAGCTGgaaactttcagagatttttgccaCAGGGATTATCATTGGCAGTTACCTAGCAATGATGACTGTCATATTCTTTTGGGCAGCCTTCAAGACAGATTTCTTTCCA AGAACATTTGGTGTTTCAAATCTTCATATTCCTAGTGAAGAAAATACTCGAAAATTGAGTGCTGCAGTCTATCTTCAAGTGAGCACTATAAGCCAGGCTCTTATATTTGTGACAAGGTCTCGAACTTGGTCTTTTCTAGAGCGACCTGGCCTGTTGCTTCTAGGTGCATTTTTCATCGCTCAGCTG ATTGCAACATTGATTGCAGTTTATGCAAACTGGGGATTTGCTGCAATAGAGGGCATGGGGTGGGGCTGGGCTGGTGTTGTATGGCTTTACAACATAATCTTCTACTTCCCACTAGATCTTATCAAGTTTGCAATTAGATATGCCATCAGTGGAAAGGCTTGGGATTTGCTTATTGAGCAAAGA ATTGCCTTCACCACCCAAAAGGATTTTGGCAAAGAAGCCAGAGAAATAAAATGGGCCCATGCTCAAAGGACTTTGCATGGATTGCAGCCTCCAGATACTAAAATGTTTGGTGACAGGAACAGCTTCAGAGAGCTCAATCAGATGGCTGAAGAGGCAAAAAGACGTGCTGAGATTGCAAG GTTGAGAGAATTACATACTCTGAAAGGGCATGTTGAGTCTGTTGTAAAGCTCAAGGGATTGGATATTGAAACAATTCAGCAATCTTACACTGTTTGA
- the LOC131079421 gene encoding plasma membrane ATPase 1 isoform X2 translates to MNKTKSKLKRRLSVKENIPIEEVFENLRCTRAGLTSNEVDERLKIFGFNKLEEKKESKILKFLGFMWNPLSWVMEAAAIMAIALANGGGKPPDWQDFVGIITLLVINSTISFIEENNAGNAAASLMARLAPKAKVLRDGRWSEEDAACLVPGDIVSIKLGDIVPADARLLEGDPLKIDQSALTGESLPVTKNPGDGVYSGSTCKQGEIEAVIIATGVHTFFGKAAHLVDTTNNVGHFQKVLTAIGNFCICSIAVGMIIEIVVQYPIQHRPYRPGIDNLLVLLIGGIPIAMPTVLSVTMAIGSHRLAQQGAITKRMTAIEEMAGMDVLCSDKTGTLTLNRLTVDKNLIEVFAKGVDKDTVVLMAARASRTENQDAIDAAIVGILADPKEARAGIQEVHFLPFNPTDKRTALTYIDGQGKMHRVSKGAPEQILNLAHNKPEIEHRVHTIIDKFAERGLRSLAVAYQEVPDGKKESPGGPWQFVGLMPLFDPPRHDSADTIRRALNLGVSVKMITGDQLAIAKETGRRLGMGTNMYPSSSLLGQSKDETIEALPVDDLIEKADGFAGVFPEHKYEIVRRLQARKHICGMTGDGVNDAPALKKADIGIAVADATDAARSASDIVLTEPGLSVIISAVLTSRSIFQRMKNYTIYAVSITIRIVLGFMLLALIWKFDFPPFMVLIIAILNDGTIMTISKDRVKPSPLPDSWKLSEIFATGIIIGSYLAMMTVIFFWAAFKTDFFPRTFGVSNLHIPSEENTRKLSAAVYLQVSTISQALIFVTRSRTWSFLERPGLLLLGAFFIAQLIATLIAVYANWGFAAIEGMGWGWAGVVWLYNIIFYFPLDLIKFAIRYAISGKAWDLLIEQRIAFTTQKDFGKEAREIKWAHAQRTLHGLQPPDTKMFGDRNSFRELNQMAEEAKRRAEIARLRELHTLKGHVESVVKLKGLDIETIQQSYTV, encoded by the exons ATGAATAAAACCAAATCTAAGCTGAAAAGAAGACTCTCCGTAAAG GAAAACATACCCATTGAGGAGGTGTTTGAAAATCTCAGATGTACCAGGGCAGGTTTGACCTCCAACGAAGTGGACGAGCGGTTGAAGATATTTGGATTCAACAAGCTCGAAGAAAAGAAG GAAAGTAAGATTCTGAAATTTTTGGGCTTCATGTGGAATCCCTTATCATGGGTTATGGAAGCTGCAGCAATTATGGCCATTGCCTTGGCAAATGGAGGA GGGAAGCCTCCTGATTGGCAAGATTTTGTTGGTATCATAACATTGCTCGTCATCAACTCCACTATAAGTTTTATTGAAGAGAATAATGCTGGCAATGCAGCTGCATCATTAATGGCCCGGTTGGCTCCAAAAGCAAAG GTTCTAAGAGATGGTCGTTGGAGTGAAGAAGATGCTGCCTGCCTGGTTCCTGGAGACATAGTTAGCATTAAACTTGGAGATATCGTTCCTGCAGACGCTCGACTGCTTGAAGGAGACCCTTTAAAGATTGACCAG TCTGCACTAACTGGAGAATCACTGCCCGTGACCAAGAATCCTGGCGACGGGGTTTATTCAGGATCAACTTGCAAGCAAGGTGAAATTGAAGCTGTGATTATAGCTACCGGTGTTCACACCTTTTTTGGTAAAGCTGCCCATCTTGTAGACACTACAAATAATGTGGGACATTTTCAAAAG GTTTTGACCGCAATTGGAAATTTTTGCATCTGTTCTATTGCAGTGGGCATGATAATTGAAATTGTAGTTCAATATCCAATTCAGCATCGGCCATATAGACCTGGAATTGATAATCTATTAGTGCTTCTAATTGGTGGGATTCCAATAGCAATGCCCACTGTTCTTTCTGTGACTATGGCCATTGGTTCCCATCGCCTTGCTCAACAG GGTGCTATTACAAAAAGGATGACTGCTATTGAGGAAATGGCTGGGATGGATGTGCTGTGCAGTGATAAAACGGGAACATTAACACTTAACAGGCTTACTGTGGACAAGAATCTGATTGAG GTATTTGCAAAAGGAGTTGATAAGGATACAGTGGTTTTGATGGCTGCCAGAGCATCCAGAACAGAAAACCAAGATGCCATCGATGCAGCTATTGTTGGGATTCTTGCTGATCCGAAAGAG GCAAGGGCAGGCATTCAAGAGGttcattttcttcctttcaacccAACTGACAAACGGACAGCACTCACTTACATTGATGGTCAAGGCAAAATGCATAGAGTTAGCAAAGGTGCACCTGAGCAG ATCCTCAACCTGGCACACAACAAACCAGAAATTGAGCACAGAGTTCATACTATAATTGATAAGTTTGCTGAGCGTGGACTTCGATCTCTTGCAGTTGCATATCAG GAAGTCCCTGACGGTAAGAAGGAAAGTCCAGGAGGACCCTGGCAGTTTGTTGGTCTTATGCCCCTCTTTGATCCTCCACGCCATGATAGTGCAGACACAATCAGAAGGGCTCTTAACCTGGGTGTCAGTGTTAAAATGATTACAG GAGATCAGCTAGCTATAGCCAAGGAAACAGGGCGTCGATTGGGTATGGGTACAAATATGTACCCATCTTCATCTCTGCTAGGCCAGTCCAAAGATGAAACAATTGAAGCTTTACCAGTGGATGATTTGATTGAAAAGGCTGATGGTTTTGCTGGTGTCTTCCCTG AGCACAAATATGAGATAGTGAGACGACTGCAAGCAAGAAAGCATATATGTGGAATGACAGGGGATGGTGTAAATGATGCACCAGCACTTAAAAAGGCAGATATTGGAATTGCTGTGGCAGATGCTACTGATGCAGCTCGGAGTGCTTCTGATATTGTTCTCACAGAGCCAGGACTAAGTGTTATAATCAGTGCTGTGTTAACGAGTCGTTCAATCTTTCAACGAATGAAGAATTATACT ATATACGCTGTGTCCATAACAATACGTATTGTG CTTGGTTTCATGCTTCTGGCATTGATATGGAAATTTGACTTTCCACCATTCATGGTATTGATAATCGCCATATTAAATGATG GGACTATAATGACCATTTCCAAAGACAGGGTGAAACCATCACCTCTGCCTGACAGCTGgaaactttcagagatttttgccaCAGGGATTATCATTGGCAGTTACCTAGCAATGATGACTGTCATATTCTTTTGGGCAGCCTTCAAGACAGATTTCTTTCCA AGAACATTTGGTGTTTCAAATCTTCATATTCCTAGTGAAGAAAATACTCGAAAATTGAGTGCTGCAGTCTATCTTCAAGTGAGCACTATAAGCCAGGCTCTTATATTTGTGACAAGGTCTCGAACTTGGTCTTTTCTAGAGCGACCTGGCCTGTTGCTTCTAGGTGCATTTTTCATCGCTCAGCTG ATTGCAACATTGATTGCAGTTTATGCAAACTGGGGATTTGCTGCAATAGAGGGCATGGGGTGGGGCTGGGCTGGTGTTGTATGGCTTTACAACATAATCTTCTACTTCCCACTAGATCTTATCAAGTTTGCAATTAGATATGCCATCAGTGGAAAGGCTTGGGATTTGCTTATTGAGCAAAGA ATTGCCTTCACCACCCAAAAGGATTTTGGCAAAGAAGCCAGAGAAATAAAATGGGCCCATGCTCAAAGGACTTTGCATGGATTGCAGCCTCCAGATACTAAAATGTTTGGTGACAGGAACAGCTTCAGAGAGCTCAATCAGATGGCTGAAGAGGCAAAAAGACGTGCTGAGATTGCAAG GTTGAGAGAATTACATACTCTGAAAGGGCATGTTGAGTCTGTTGTAAAGCTCAAGGGATTGGATATTGAAACAATTCAGCAATCTTACACTGTTTGA
- the LOC131079421 gene encoding ATPase 11, plasma membrane-type isoform X3, whose protein sequence is MKTDNENIPIEEVFENLRCTRAGLTSNEVDERLKIFGFNKLEEKKESKILKFLGFMWNPLSWVMEAAAIMAIALANGGGKPPDWQDFVGIITLLVINSTISFIEENNAGNAAASLMARLAPKAKVLRDGRWSEEDAACLVPGDIVSIKLGDIVPADARLLEGDPLKIDQSALTGESLPVTKNPGDGVYSGSTCKQGEIEAVIIATGVHTFFGKAAHLVDTTNNVGHFQKVLTAIGNFCICSIAVGMIIEIVVQYPIQHRPYRPGIDNLLVLLIGGIPIAMPTVLSVTMAIGSHRLAQQGAITKRMTAIEEMAGMDVLCSDKTGTLTLNRLTVDKNLIEVFAKGVDKDTVVLMAARASRTENQDAIDAAIVGILADPKEARAGIQEVHFLPFNPTDKRTALTYIDGQGKMHRVSKGAPEQILNLAHNKPEIEHRVHTIIDKFAERGLRSLAVAYQEVPDGKKESPGGPWQFVGLMPLFDPPRHDSADTIRRALNLGVSVKMITGDQLAIAKETGRRLGMGTNMYPSSSLLGQSKDETIEALPVDDLIEKADGFAGVFPEHKYEIVRRLQARKHICGMTGDGVNDAPALKKADIGIAVADATDAARSASDIVLTEPGLSVIISAVLTSRSIFQRMKNYTIYAVSITIRIVLGFMLLALIWKFDFPPFMVLIIAILNDGTIMTISKDRVKPSPLPDSWKLSEIFATGIIIGSYLAMMTVIFFWAAFKTDFFPRTFGVSNLHIPSEENTRKLSAAVYLQVSTISQALIFVTRSRTWSFLERPGLLLLGAFFIAQLIATLIAVYANWGFAAIEGMGWGWAGVVWLYNIIFYFPLDLIKFAIRYAISGKAWDLLIEQRIAFTTQKDFGKEAREIKWAHAQRTLHGLQPPDTKMFGDRNSFRELNQMAEEAKRRAEIARLRELHTLKGHVESVVKLKGLDIETIQQSYTV, encoded by the exons ATGAAGACCGACAAT GAAAACATACCCATTGAGGAGGTGTTTGAAAATCTCAGATGTACCAGGGCAGGTTTGACCTCCAACGAAGTGGACGAGCGGTTGAAGATATTTGGATTCAACAAGCTCGAAGAAAAGAAG GAAAGTAAGATTCTGAAATTTTTGGGCTTCATGTGGAATCCCTTATCATGGGTTATGGAAGCTGCAGCAATTATGGCCATTGCCTTGGCAAATGGAGGA GGGAAGCCTCCTGATTGGCAAGATTTTGTTGGTATCATAACATTGCTCGTCATCAACTCCACTATAAGTTTTATTGAAGAGAATAATGCTGGCAATGCAGCTGCATCATTAATGGCCCGGTTGGCTCCAAAAGCAAAG GTTCTAAGAGATGGTCGTTGGAGTGAAGAAGATGCTGCCTGCCTGGTTCCTGGAGACATAGTTAGCATTAAACTTGGAGATATCGTTCCTGCAGACGCTCGACTGCTTGAAGGAGACCCTTTAAAGATTGACCAG TCTGCACTAACTGGAGAATCACTGCCCGTGACCAAGAATCCTGGCGACGGGGTTTATTCAGGATCAACTTGCAAGCAAGGTGAAATTGAAGCTGTGATTATAGCTACCGGTGTTCACACCTTTTTTGGTAAAGCTGCCCATCTTGTAGACACTACAAATAATGTGGGACATTTTCAAAAG GTTTTGACCGCAATTGGAAATTTTTGCATCTGTTCTATTGCAGTGGGCATGATAATTGAAATTGTAGTTCAATATCCAATTCAGCATCGGCCATATAGACCTGGAATTGATAATCTATTAGTGCTTCTAATTGGTGGGATTCCAATAGCAATGCCCACTGTTCTTTCTGTGACTATGGCCATTGGTTCCCATCGCCTTGCTCAACAG GGTGCTATTACAAAAAGGATGACTGCTATTGAGGAAATGGCTGGGATGGATGTGCTGTGCAGTGATAAAACGGGAACATTAACACTTAACAGGCTTACTGTGGACAAGAATCTGATTGAG GTATTTGCAAAAGGAGTTGATAAGGATACAGTGGTTTTGATGGCTGCCAGAGCATCCAGAACAGAAAACCAAGATGCCATCGATGCAGCTATTGTTGGGATTCTTGCTGATCCGAAAGAG GCAAGGGCAGGCATTCAAGAGGttcattttcttcctttcaacccAACTGACAAACGGACAGCACTCACTTACATTGATGGTCAAGGCAAAATGCATAGAGTTAGCAAAGGTGCACCTGAGCAG ATCCTCAACCTGGCACACAACAAACCAGAAATTGAGCACAGAGTTCATACTATAATTGATAAGTTTGCTGAGCGTGGACTTCGATCTCTTGCAGTTGCATATCAG GAAGTCCCTGACGGTAAGAAGGAAAGTCCAGGAGGACCCTGGCAGTTTGTTGGTCTTATGCCCCTCTTTGATCCTCCACGCCATGATAGTGCAGACACAATCAGAAGGGCTCTTAACCTGGGTGTCAGTGTTAAAATGATTACAG GAGATCAGCTAGCTATAGCCAAGGAAACAGGGCGTCGATTGGGTATGGGTACAAATATGTACCCATCTTCATCTCTGCTAGGCCAGTCCAAAGATGAAACAATTGAAGCTTTACCAGTGGATGATTTGATTGAAAAGGCTGATGGTTTTGCTGGTGTCTTCCCTG AGCACAAATATGAGATAGTGAGACGACTGCAAGCAAGAAAGCATATATGTGGAATGACAGGGGATGGTGTAAATGATGCACCAGCACTTAAAAAGGCAGATATTGGAATTGCTGTGGCAGATGCTACTGATGCAGCTCGGAGTGCTTCTGATATTGTTCTCACAGAGCCAGGACTAAGTGTTATAATCAGTGCTGTGTTAACGAGTCGTTCAATCTTTCAACGAATGAAGAATTATACT ATATACGCTGTGTCCATAACAATACGTATTGTG CTTGGTTTCATGCTTCTGGCATTGATATGGAAATTTGACTTTCCACCATTCATGGTATTGATAATCGCCATATTAAATGATG GGACTATAATGACCATTTCCAAAGACAGGGTGAAACCATCACCTCTGCCTGACAGCTGgaaactttcagagatttttgccaCAGGGATTATCATTGGCAGTTACCTAGCAATGATGACTGTCATATTCTTTTGGGCAGCCTTCAAGACAGATTTCTTTCCA AGAACATTTGGTGTTTCAAATCTTCATATTCCTAGTGAAGAAAATACTCGAAAATTGAGTGCTGCAGTCTATCTTCAAGTGAGCACTATAAGCCAGGCTCTTATATTTGTGACAAGGTCTCGAACTTGGTCTTTTCTAGAGCGACCTGGCCTGTTGCTTCTAGGTGCATTTTTCATCGCTCAGCTG ATTGCAACATTGATTGCAGTTTATGCAAACTGGGGATTTGCTGCAATAGAGGGCATGGGGTGGGGCTGGGCTGGTGTTGTATGGCTTTACAACATAATCTTCTACTTCCCACTAGATCTTATCAAGTTTGCAATTAGATATGCCATCAGTGGAAAGGCTTGGGATTTGCTTATTGAGCAAAGA ATTGCCTTCACCACCCAAAAGGATTTTGGCAAAGAAGCCAGAGAAATAAAATGGGCCCATGCTCAAAGGACTTTGCATGGATTGCAGCCTCCAGATACTAAAATGTTTGGTGACAGGAACAGCTTCAGAGAGCTCAATCAGATGGCTGAAGAGGCAAAAAGACGTGCTGAGATTGCAAG GTTGAGAGAATTACATACTCTGAAAGGGCATGTTGAGTCTGTTGTAAAGCTCAAGGGATTGGATATTGAAACAATTCAGCAATCTTACACTGTTTGA